From a region of the Salinispira pacifica genome:
- a CDS encoding ABC transporter ATP-binding protein, translating to MSDPCQGSDFPPSLRKQIGVAFETPALYEKLSGEENLRFFAALQDADGESLKVAFQAAADLGLEGDLSKPVGAYSKGMKVRLNYCRALVHNPRLLFLDEPGAGLDPLLQVRLREHILRQKESGRTIILTTHNMELAEKLCDRLGIISSGKLKALENPDVLKAAYGEQLLEIRTSSAIEKFPLDGLASNARFLGLLESPDLRSVRTLDASMEQVFIAVSDEQ from the coding sequence ATAAGTGATCCATGTCAGGGATCTGATTTTCCCCCATCCTTAAGAAAGCAGATAGGCGTGGCATTTGAGACTCCCGCCCTTTATGAGAAACTCAGCGGTGAAGAGAATCTCCGCTTTTTCGCTGCTCTGCAGGATGCCGATGGCGAGTCATTGAAGGTCGCATTTCAGGCAGCTGCTGATCTGGGCTTGGAGGGAGATCTTTCCAAGCCGGTTGGGGCGTATTCCAAAGGGATGAAGGTCCGTCTTAACTACTGCCGGGCGCTTGTCCACAATCCCCGGCTGCTTTTTCTTGATGAGCCGGGGGCGGGATTGGATCCGCTGCTGCAGGTGCGGCTGAGAGAACATATCCTCCGTCAGAAAGAGTCGGGCAGAACAATCATCCTGACTACACACAATATGGAGCTTGCGGAGAAGCTCTGTGACCGTCTGGGAATTATATCCTCAGGGAAGCTTAAAGCCCTGGAGAATCCTGATGTATTAAAAGCAGCCTATGGTGAACAGCTCCTTGAAATACGGACCTCTTCTGCCATTGAGAAGTTCCCGCTGGATGGGCTGGCGTCCAACGCCCGTTTTCTTGGACTGCTGGAATCGCCGGATCTGCGTTCTGTACGCACACTTGACGCCAGCATGGAACAGGTGTTTATAGCGGTGAGTGATGAACAATAG
- a CDS encoding adenylate/guanylate cyclase domain-containing protein, with product MKETRLMAVMFTDIAEFSRMMEEDEKRTIELLEEHHGMVFPIIENFNGRLIDSVGDGLLLTFESLLGAVSCALNIQNAVAERNASVEPGRKFNLRIGLHMGDIWFEENNIYGNGVNIAARLQQMSKPGGICVSEDVYHQIKNKDSVQFQEVPNPGMKNISRDFRIFYVKTGHEETILNENREGNKASGEERSHEGDGSSAGDEHRGSGGTKSGSSFLGMDVAEIIKDAISTGFNDSKEERGEKKSRLEQKIENFVEKTLDFAVNSWENMPEEKKNRVMAELKDKDWYVDINGEGSSPGSAGGASAYSSSQASGTRPDTEGSSSQGRDEQADTNPGGFQAVHRFNPEGSADNDAGSRHRPRVSKGGIDLGDLKISFGDNEPKEEDKTGDMVFGLLAGSASLWGILANGSPWFYVTFFFLGLLPLVFGIVGTVKNFGIRKRRKQKEALDRERRVLSSASAHGGMLTVVQCARAADLGFEEAEKELERLCTRGWVVQDFNEEGTVVYRFPALPGTDAAD from the coding sequence GTGAAAGAAACCAGACTCATGGCAGTAATGTTTACCGATATTGCCGAATTTTCCCGGATGATGGAGGAAGATGAGAAACGCACCATTGAGCTGCTTGAAGAGCATCATGGAATGGTGTTTCCCATCATCGAGAACTTTAATGGGCGTCTCATCGATTCGGTGGGTGACGGATTGCTGCTTACTTTCGAATCCCTGCTCGGGGCGGTCAGCTGTGCCCTGAACATCCAGAATGCGGTGGCAGAGCGTAATGCGTCGGTGGAACCCGGGAGAAAATTCAATCTCCGTATAGGGCTTCATATGGGCGATATCTGGTTTGAGGAGAACAATATCTACGGGAACGGGGTGAACATAGCTGCCCGGCTTCAGCAAATGTCCAAGCCCGGCGGTATCTGCGTTTCCGAAGACGTGTACCATCAGATTAAAAACAAGGACAGCGTTCAGTTCCAGGAAGTTCCCAACCCTGGTATGAAAAATATATCCAGGGACTTCCGGATCTTTTATGTGAAAACCGGTCATGAAGAAACAATCCTCAATGAAAACAGAGAGGGAAACAAGGCCTCCGGCGAAGAACGGAGTCATGAAGGCGACGGCAGTTCTGCAGGGGACGAACATCGGGGAAGCGGCGGCACAAAATCCGGTTCGAGTTTTCTGGGTATGGATGTGGCCGAAATAATCAAGGATGCCATTTCAACCGGTTTCAACGATTCCAAAGAGGAGCGTGGTGAGAAAAAGAGCCGCCTGGAACAGAAGATTGAAAATTTTGTAGAAAAAACCCTGGATTTTGCAGTGAACAGCTGGGAAAACATGCCGGAAGAAAAAAAGAACCGGGTCATGGCGGAATTGAAAGACAAGGACTGGTATGTGGATATTAACGGGGAAGGTTCCTCCCCGGGATCGGCAGGCGGAGCATCCGCGTATTCAAGCTCACAAGCCTCCGGCACCCGGCCGGACACAGAGGGCTCTTCTTCCCAGGGCCGGGATGAACAGGCGGACACGAATCCCGGCGGCTTCCAGGCCGTCCATCGATTCAATCCTGAAGGTTCGGCAGATAACGATGCCGGTTCACGGCATCGGCCCCGGGTGAGCAAGGGGGGCATAGATCTGGGAGACTTGAAAATCTCATTCGGGGATAACGAGCCCAAGGAAGAAGATAAAACCGGGGACATGGTGTTCGGCCTGCTGGCCGGAAGCGCTTCGCTCTGGGGAATTCTCGCCAATGGTTCGCCCTGGTTTTACGTTACGTTTTTCTTTCTGGGCCTGTTGCCTCTGGTGTTCGGCATTGTGGGTACGGTGAAAAACTTCGGCATCCGTAAACGGCGTAAACAAAAAGAGGCGCTGGACCGGGAGCGGAGAGTTCTTTCTTCCGCAAGCGCCCACGGCGGCATGCTCACGGTTGTGCAGTGCGCCCGGGCGGCGGACTTGGGTTTCGAAGAAGCGGAGAAGGAGCTGGAGAGGCTGTGCACCCGGGGCTGGGTTGTGCAGGATTTCAACGAAGAGGGCACCGTTGTGTACCGCTTTCCCGCACTTCCGGGAACCGATGCGGCTGATTAA